Proteins co-encoded in one Ficedula albicollis isolate OC2 unplaced genomic scaffold, FicAlb1.5 N01079, whole genome shotgun sequence genomic window:
- the LOC101810650 gene encoding uncharacterized protein DDB_G0271670-like codes for LIIFIFVILILVVLVILILLFLVVLVFVLVSALLHPPLRLLPVSSSSSSSSSSSSSSSSSSSSSSSSPSPSLRPSSSSSSSGFSLFSSSSSSSPLSSSSSPSSSPSSSSSPSSSSSSS; via the exons ctcatcatcttcatctttgTCATCCTCATCCTCGTCGTCCTCgtcatcctcatcctcctcttcctcgtTGTCCTCGTCTTCGTCCTCGTTTCCGCccttcttcatcctcctcttcgTCTTCTCCCTGTATCTTCCTCGTCATcgtcctcatcctcatcctcatcctcatcctcatcatcctcatcatcctcatcttcatccccTTCTCCGTCCCTGCGGCCTTCGTCGTCCTCTTCGTCCTCTGGCTTCTCGTTGttttcttcatcctcatcctcgtc tccgttatcttcatcttcatccccATCATCTTCACCTTCGTCATCTTCATCcccatcatcttcatcatcttcatcc